The sequence below is a genomic window from Terriglobales bacterium.
TCGCAGCAATCCCGCACAAGTCACAAATGTGGAAGAGAGAATTCGTTCCCGCGCGTATGAACTTTTCGAAAAGCGCGGAGGCGAGCACGGCCGTGCTCTGGACGATTGGCTGCAGGCGGAGGCGGAATTGCTTCGCAGCAAGCTCGGCCCTACGCCGGTGGCGACGAAGCCCCTTCGTACTGAGCCGGCGCCACGAGTTGGTGTGAAACGCAAAGGCACTTAGCTGCCGCGGCTCCTGTTCGCCAGGGACCGCGGACGTCTGCTGCCTGCGGCATTCCGCAATCCCCTCTATTCGAGGCTCTTGAGCAGCTTCAACCAACGCTGCCACCCGTCATCGTGCGCCTTCTTATTAGGCCCCGAGGCCTGCGGATCTTCGCCGGCGCGCATGAAGCCGTGTCCTGCGCCCTCGTAGACGACCGGCTCGTATTTCTTTCCCGCTGCTTTCATCGCTTTTTCGGTGTCGGGAATCGTGGCATCGATGCGCGCATCATTGCCGGCATAGAAGCCGTACACCGGCGCGGTGATGTTCGCCAGCGCGCCGGATGGGGGCGGCGGACCGTAAAAAACAAAGGCCGCACCCAGGTCCTTGCGCACGGTCGCGAACTGGAACGACATGCCTCCGCCCCAGCAGAAACCCGACACCGCCAGTTTGCCGTTCGAAGCAGGGAGCTTCTTGGCGTAGTCGGCGACAGCGTTGAGGTCGGCCATCACCTGGTCGGGCGGGAGCTTGGAGTTGGCCTCGCGGGCCGCATCGCCGCTGGGGAACGAATCACTGCGGCCGCCGTTGGGTCCCATGCCGGAGAGCAAGTCGGGCGCGA
It includes:
- a CDS encoding DUF2934 domain-containing protein, producing the protein RSNPAQVTNVEERIRSRAYELFEKRGGEHGRALDDWLQAEAELLRSKLGPTPVATKPLRTEPAPRVGVKRKGT
- a CDS encoding dienelactone hydrolase family protein; translated protein: MRRIRIAASLLLLLTLSAVPEMAQTSAPHREPSMGDPEWAKAKLAQSPRHGEWITVKHDSRSVQAFVVYPEVKKKAPVVIVIHEIFGMTDWARDIADQLAAHGYIAIAPDLLSGMGPNGGRSDSFPSGDAAREANSKLPPDQVMADLNAVADYAKKLPASNGKLAVSGFCWGGGMSFQFATVRKDLGAAFVFYGPPPPSGALANITAPVYGFYAGNDARIDATIPDTEKAMKAAGKKYEPVVYEGAGHGFMRAGEDPQASGPNKKAHDDGWQRWLKLLKSLE